The Punica granatum isolate Tunisia-2019 chromosome 4, ASM765513v2, whole genome shotgun sequence sequence TTCGCCTCATCAGGAGCCGCGGTTTTGGATTCTGATGGCTCTAGTGGCCTGCATGTAGTAAGCATCTAATTCAGATCTGCCTTTCCATAATTCTTTTCATTCCGATGATACTTTTACAGGGCTTTTGAAGTTTTTCCTATTCATCAAGTCCATTCTTTAGATAATCTCTATTATCCCTTGTAAAGAAGCTTTGCCATTTGAAACCAAATATCGAGGGTTCTCGCCTTTATTAAGGAAGCAAATAGCAATATTGGTGGTAGTACTCTGTTCATTGCATTGGTTTCACTTTGATCAATCTTGGGGTTgatctctttcttttgtttataCTTCTTAGCTCAATCTTAAAGGCCAGGTGATCCAATTTAAAGAACTGGTAGCAAAGTGGAATGAGACACTGGGTGCTGATACAACAAGACAAGTATTGGCCAAGGCTGTCTACCTTTTCAGTTTTGGGGGCAATGACTATCACAACTATTACGAAAAATTCTACGATGAAGATAGCAGCCCGACTCCTTTGGAACAGGAACAGTTCGTGAAATATATAGTCGGCAACACAACAGATGCACTCATCGTATGTAGGATACACTTTTGAAACCAAAGGAGAATATTTCTTTCACAAATTGTTTTAGTTACTGATATGATTCATACTAGTTAACCATTAACTGTCGCCTGGCTTATGCAGGAGATGTACGAACTAGGAGCGCGAAAAATTGCATTCCAGAACGTCGGGCCTATGGGTTGCCTTCCAGAGTGCAAAACACAATTTCCCAAATTTAATGGTAGTTGCATTCCGGACCTGCTCTCAATGCCGACGTTAAGCAACAAGGAACTGAATAAGACTCTCACGGATTTGGCTGAACGTTTAGAAGGATTCAAGTTCTCCATCTTTGACTACTTCATCGCCCTTATGGATAGAATAGAGAACCCTTCCGAGTACGGTAAGTCTATTACAGGCCCTCATTTAGGTGATTGTTATATTGAGCAATGTGAAGATTTTAAGATATttgtgtttagttttagagttaagtagagttaagttttggttttaatttgtttgtaataactgtgttgttgaattataagaaaaaagtatgaaaaagtaatgactaattgagataaagtaatgattgtattgttgaattgtggaaaaaataatgaatagctAAGAGAATggtaaaaaaatgaagaaaaaaagaaaactaataattgtgtttttgAATTGAAGATGAGTGGAGTTAAGTAGAGTGGAGGCAGATTATAAAAtgtttgtatttgattttagagttaagtagagttgaattttagttttaattggtttgtaatgattattttgttgaattatgagaaaaagtgttaaaagtaatgaataattgtgttgttgaattgaagataagtgaagtagaattaaaaaaaattaacaaccAAACGGCCAGGCACGCAGTGTGGTTTACTTTTTATGACTATATATACTCCTCCTTGGGCTTATGCGAAAATGTCATGATGAGTCTTGTTTTGATACCATTCATGTAAATATCTTGAGATAACAAATGTGCCTTATTTATCTCACTATCTTATTTATCTTCCCATGATACGTACTTAGGTTTCGTGTACGGGTCGACAGAGTGCTATTCTGACGGTAACTTGTGCGAGTATCCCAGCGCCTATGTATTCTTTGACGAGGGACACACAACCCAGTGCGCCAATGAGCAATTAGCCAAGCTCTTCTGGGAGG is a genomic window containing:
- the LOC116205127 gene encoding GDSL lipase-like, translated to MAAALLHCCVLPLSLALLLITIGCVSGEGNEVNNERQSELRTDKTGRELNQAADSSPVQYALGENHAMGGRELALFPEVGPITTGWSERLLGSLYSILHFWNFPLDIIRSPSQEQDEATGHGASTPEDHNILFVLGDSPFDAGNNLYLNESNYPVASYPYGYTYFSNATGRVCDGRILPDFIAEYANLPLIPPSLQPGGDFYYGANFASSGAAVLDSDGSSGLHVLNLKGQVIQFKELVAKWNETLGADTTRQVLAKAVYLFSFGGNDYHNYYEKFYDEDSSPTPLEQEQFVKYIVGNTTDALIEMYELGARKIAFQNVGPMGCLPECKTQFPKFNGSCIPDLLSMPTLSNKELNKTLTDLAERLEGFKFSIFDYFIALMDRIENPSEYGFVYGSTECYSDGNLCEYPSAYVFFDEGHTTQCANEQLAKLFWEGDLSVTSPYNMKQLFEESKG